In Nicotiana tabacum cultivar K326 chromosome 2, ASM71507v2, whole genome shotgun sequence, the following proteins share a genomic window:
- the LOC107825225 gene encoding uncharacterized protein LOC107825225: MDVFLTKFNSSQPISTLRNNSSHLIEEFDEKLLNPDPGERVPIDKYNPRIRDEVRRHYIQNGPCQPVDHKFPKILFGNKMRQFSPGWFKDSYSRWLEYSVKKDAAFCLCCYLFKNDYVHGSTGDSFTKTGFKAWNKASERLALHVGQVNSLHHKCFNKMLDLSHQSQSIQVAFDKQSEKQRNEHRIRLNASIDVARFLLYFGLSFRGHDESDSSKNKGLFLGLLEWLAKRLPQVDRVILKHAPKNDMMTSPKIQKDIVSACAQETVKVIINDLDGDYFGILVDESKDISHHEQMALALRSNTFFAYETLIKSIQNTRTRLTLVAVAKKHKEVETFFAIVSNVLNVIGVSFKRRDKLRDHQAELLEQLLESGEVQNGKGLN; the protein is encoded by the exons ATGGACGTATTTTTGACGAAGTTTAATTCTTCTCAACCAATTTCTACTCTTAGAAACAATTCCTCTCATCTTATAGAGGAGTTTGATGAGAAATTACTCAATCCCGATCCTGGAGAGAGAGTACCCATTGATAAATATAATCCTAGAATACGGGATGAAGTAAGAAGACACTACATTCAAAATGGACCTTGTCAACCGGTTGATCATAAGTTTCCTAAGATTTTATTCGGGAATAAAATGCGTCAATTTAGTCCGGGTTGGTTTAAAGATTCGTATTCTAGATGGTTGGAGTATAGTGTGAAGAAAGACGCCGCATTTTGTTTATGttgttatttatttaaaaatgatTATGTTCATGGAAGCACGGGTGACTCTTTCACAAAAACGGGCTTTAAGGCTTGGAATAAAGCTTCGGAAAGACTTGCTTTACATGTTGGTCAAGTAAATAGCCTCCACCACAAGTGTTTCAACAAGATGTTAGacttatcacatcaatctcaatCAATTCAAGTTGCTTTTGATAAGCAATCTGAGAAACAAAGAAATGAGCACCGAATTCGTTTAAATGCATCAATCGATGTTGCAAGGTTCCTCTTGTACTTTGGATTGTCATTTAGAGGTCACGATGAAAGTGATTCTTCAAAAAACAAAGGCCTTTTTCTAGGGCTTTTGGAATGGCTTGCAAAGAGGCTCCCTCAAGTGGATAGAGTCATATTGAAACATGCTCCAAAAAATGATATGATGACTTCGCCAAAAATTCAAAAGGACATTGTGAGTGCTTGTGCACAAGAAACCGTAAAAGTTATAATCAATGATTTAGATGGGGATTATTTCGGGATATTAGTTGATGAGTCCAAGGATATTTCACACCATGAACAAATGGCTCTCGCTTTGC GAAGCAATACTTTCTTTGCTTATGAAACACTCATTAAGTCCATCCAAAATACGCGGACAAGG TTGACGCTTGTAGCGGTTGCTAAAAAACATAAGGAGGTGGAAACTTTCTTTGCTATAGTTTCTAATGTCTTGAATGTGATTGGAGTATCCTTTAAACGTAGAGATAAACTTCGGGACCATCAAGCAGAATTATTGGAGCAGTTGCTAGAGAGTGGTGAAGTTCAAAATGGGAAAGGATTAAATTAA